Proteins encoded in a region of the Candidatus Margulisiibacteriota bacterium genome:
- a CDS encoding SNF2-related protein, whose product MLADDVGLGKTISAGLVMSELISRGRISKILIVCPKLLMPQWREELDLKFGIPSIEAVGSKLVKAKPPDDAGAVITTYHSARLHFDALAKVGYEMLILDEAHKLRNLYGVDPTPQVALRFRKALADRLFKYVLMLTATPIHNRLWDLYSLIDLLTVARGHENPFGSEGIFARKYIADGRTQARQLKVERKDEFRSIVYSYMSRVRRADAKLYFPERVVELHKVDPTKEELELIDIIAKPIQKLNRLAQISILQALISSPHALAAQLNTMARKGTVSELLAKAVQAVVDRMPITAKLNGLNVLVEKLRKEQPEHWRMIVFTCRRETQITIQDFLESRGISCGLINGESGPRNQTTIAKLKTIPPEIHVIISTEAGSEGVNLQAANVLINYDLPWNPMIVEQRIGRIQRLASKHASVCIFNIILQGTFEEYIVGRLMEKLQLAAHAIGDVEALLEASNLDDNEEDVSTSFEEKIRRLVIASLAGKDVELEARSAANSIAEAKKELEREENNINSLLGGMDDEFSGPRCPRLPRQTQSMDARNFVLSALASQGMRLSPISNGLYSAESGREKEVIRFDHNEVIGVRSTLYAPGSSSFERLVSGITYDGWHRVEDIDTNPLKIAEELCVNWANSFGSTYKTVTTKEIVRCFNGTALMRVRATVAHDGYERLVEVDCTPSEHFSGASKKWLDPINEIIENPTSVGLITDKLNEKAISDPSISEFCRFYTERRTQEMNAAGDDARKRKKLEDDFTPRLELSLVGLNGKMHRRLVIDVTYQLDPGFEYTSMLALTPSTAEINKGPDMDKCMKTGRVVPRDCLDKCVISNTRVMKHLLTPSELSGRLALPEHIVICSLSNKRVLIDEVEKSAITDQYVTKSLLKTSSMSGKRAEPQFFSRCEFSNSEVLENEIAISQISGKRYRIDEQLHSAVSGKTGHREEFIYCSETGKPLLSDEAERCEVTGKTVMPGLLERCEITGKKVLASELDKSAVTGKKALKKYFVLSSLSEAHLLEQEAIKSVAGKFCSPLEAKSCFWSGRQCHPDDLRVCELTGIPIYFEFASNGGAVQLEPLVNLLNGVNKKADKADLWQTIAIEASKLVGGGNCKVEAAELSPDKHCLAISLEIRTWLGFKLRQAGLLYSLADNSVSGRVVIGKRDNKGWRFIS is encoded by the coding sequence TTGCTTGCTGACGATGTTGGGTTAGGAAAAACCATAAGTGCCGGCCTGGTAATGAGCGAATTAATATCTCGCGGGAGAATATCTAAAATACTAATCGTTTGCCCAAAGCTACTAATGCCTCAATGGCGAGAAGAACTCGACCTAAAATTCGGAATCCCTTCAATTGAAGCTGTCGGAAGCAAACTTGTTAAAGCTAAACCCCCAGACGACGCTGGGGCAGTTATAACAACTTACCATTCAGCGCGTTTACATTTTGACGCACTTGCCAAAGTTGGATATGAAATGCTTATCCTTGATGAAGCACATAAACTTCGTAATCTATATGGAGTAGATCCTACTCCTCAAGTCGCGTTGCGTTTTCGAAAAGCATTAGCAGATAGACTGTTTAAATATGTTCTTATGCTTACTGCCACCCCTATTCACAATAGGCTTTGGGACCTTTATTCATTAATTGATTTATTAACCGTCGCTCGTGGGCACGAGAATCCGTTTGGAAGCGAAGGCATTTTTGCCAGGAAATATATTGCTGATGGTCGCACTCAAGCAAGACAGTTAAAGGTTGAAAGGAAAGACGAATTCCGCTCTATTGTTTATAGTTACATGTCTAGAGTAAGGCGCGCAGATGCAAAGCTATATTTTCCGGAAAGGGTCGTTGAGCTTCATAAAGTTGATCCGACCAAAGAAGAACTTGAATTAATAGATATTATTGCTAAACCAATACAAAAGCTTAACCGACTTGCTCAAATCTCTATTCTTCAGGCATTAATAAGCAGTCCCCATGCTTTAGCGGCCCAATTAAATACAATGGCTCGTAAGGGGACAGTATCAGAGTTACTAGCCAAAGCCGTACAAGCAGTTGTTGATCGGATGCCGATAACTGCTAAATTAAACGGCCTAAATGTCTTAGTTGAAAAACTTAGAAAAGAACAGCCCGAGCATTGGCGAATGATTGTATTTACTTGTCGCAGAGAGACACAAATAACAATCCAAGATTTCCTTGAATCTCGGGGAATATCATGCGGTCTAATAAACGGGGAATCAGGCCCACGAAATCAAACTACCATTGCTAAATTAAAAACGATTCCTCCAGAAATACATGTAATTATTTCCACCGAAGCCGGCTCTGAAGGCGTTAATTTACAAGCAGCTAATGTGTTAATCAATTATGATTTACCCTGGAATCCGATGATCGTTGAGCAACGAATAGGACGAATTCAGAGGCTAGCCTCGAAGCATGCAAGCGTATGCATTTTTAATATTATATTACAAGGCACTTTTGAGGAATATATTGTTGGAAGACTCATGGAAAAGCTGCAGCTGGCCGCACATGCCATTGGAGATGTAGAAGCCTTATTAGAAGCCTCCAATTTAGATGATAATGAAGAGGATGTCTCTACCAGTTTTGAGGAAAAAATCCGGCGCCTTGTTATAGCCTCTTTGGCCGGAAAAGACGTTGAGCTTGAAGCACGTTCAGCTGCTAATAGTATTGCTGAAGCGAAAAAAGAATTAGAGCGAGAAGAAAACAATATAAATTCATTGTTAGGCGGAATGGACGACGAATTTTCTGGGCCTAGATGCCCGAGGTTGCCTCGTCAAACGCAATCAATGGATGCCCGCAATTTTGTATTGTCCGCCTTGGCTTCTCAAGGGATGCGATTGTCTCCTATTTCAAATGGATTATATTCGGCCGAATCTGGGAGAGAAAAAGAAGTAATTCGTTTTGATCACAACGAAGTAATAGGAGTAAGAAGTACTTTATATGCGCCGGGATCATCCTCCTTTGAACGTTTAGTAAGCGGAATCACGTATGATGGGTGGCATCGAGTCGAAGATATTGACACTAATCCGTTGAAAATAGCGGAAGAACTATGCGTTAACTGGGCGAATAGTTTTGGTAGCACATATAAAACAGTAACTACCAAGGAAATAGTTCGTTGTTTTAACGGCACCGCACTAATGAGGGTTAGGGCAACTGTGGCTCATGATGGATATGAACGGCTCGTTGAAGTTGATTGTACCCCAAGTGAGCATTTTAGTGGCGCGTCTAAAAAATGGCTAGACCCAATAAATGAGATAATTGAAAATCCTACTTCTGTTGGTTTAATTACGGACAAATTAAATGAAAAGGCGATCTCTGATCCTAGCATCTCGGAATTTTGCCGATTCTACACCGAAAGAAGGACACAAGAAATGAATGCGGCAGGAGATGATGCTCGCAAAAGGAAGAAACTTGAGGATGATTTTACACCAAGACTGGAGTTATCGTTGGTGGGGCTTAATGGAAAGATGCATCGTAGATTAGTAATAGATGTGACTTATCAATTAGACCCGGGATTTGAGTATACAAGCATGCTGGCACTAACTCCGTCAACAGCCGAGATTAATAAGGGCCCCGATATGGACAAGTGTATGAAGACGGGCCGAGTTGTCCCCCGCGACTGCCTGGACAAGTGCGTTATTAGCAATACTCGGGTGATGAAACACTTACTTACTCCATCAGAACTGAGTGGCAGATTGGCCCTTCCTGAACATATTGTTATTTGTTCTTTAAGTAATAAACGAGTCTTAATCGATGAAGTTGAGAAATCAGCAATCACCGATCAATATGTTACTAAATCCTTGCTTAAAACGTCATCCATGAGCGGCAAAAGAGCGGAACCACAATTCTTCTCTAGATGTGAGTTTAGCAACTCTGAAGTTCTTGAGAATGAGATAGCAATTAGCCAAATATCTGGCAAACGCTATCGCATTGATGAGCAATTACACTCCGCAGTCTCAGGCAAAACCGGACATCGCGAAGAATTCATTTATTGTTCGGAAACGGGTAAGCCCCTATTATCAGATGAAGCGGAAAGATGTGAAGTGACAGGAAAGACCGTTATGCCTGGGTTGCTTGAGAGATGCGAAATAACAGGGAAGAAAGTATTAGCTTCGGAACTTGATAAAAGTGCAGTTACGGGCAAAAAGGCGCTAAAAAAATACTTTGTTCTAAGTAGCCTATCAGAAGCACATCTTCTTGAACAGGAAGCTATAAAATCTGTTGCGGGCAAATTTTGCTCCCCGTTAGAAGCTAAATCATGCTTCTGGAGTGGCCGTCAATGTCACCCCGATGATTTGCGTGTGTGTGAATTAACTGGCATACCAATATATTTTGAATTTGCATCAAATGGGGGGGCTGTTCAGCTCGAACCCTTAGTGAATCTTCTCAATGGGGTTAATAAAAAGGCAGATAAAGCTGATCTCTGGCAAACTATTGCAATAGAAGCCTCTAAGTTAGTTGGCGGGGGAAACTGTAAGGTCGAGGCGGCAGAGTTATCCCCAGATAAGCATTGTTTAGCCATTTCATTAGAAATCCGGACATGGCTAGGTTTTAAATTGAGACAAGCAGGATTATTATATTCTCTGGCAGACAACTCTGTGTCAGGCCGAGTAGTAATTGGCAAACGTGATAATAAAGGCTGGAGGTTTATAAGTTAA
- a CDS encoding DUF2779 domain-containing protein, translating to MNENYITKTRYREGLLCPILLWHKIHEPTKVPQPDPFARIKIEGGIQVGILARKLFPDGLLIEKETSAILTHEKSLKALQLRKPLFEAGFIYNHAYALADILIPAEDNSWDLLEVKAENSIDEKDYCCLSESFNLDCADVAFQKYTYTKAGINIRNSNILHLNKKYIYDGKKLLLEKLFITPEKVNDPKIKLIVHDEIDRHLPLVEANINKLEEILQNNARPKTIFNRNCKKCVLYDECSNILPPDHVLMLRRDMKGIRFQMLEKGITKLSDIPITSEIKDQKIEQINAHKTGTTLIKTKNIREFIDKIEYPAYFLDFETIDPAIPIFEKTHSYQKIPFQYSLHIIKKHGEKAEHHSYLAKGDVDPRPELLSQLKALLGDRGSIITYNAKFERGRLKEASEDFPEYSDWFNNNINGRIIDLEEPFDKFFYYDPKQKGSTSIKAILPVLTDCSYEGLEICEGGTAAAEYIRVTFNSVDEKDKENVRNHLEIYCKQDTQAMIDILERLEQIAADNTK from the coding sequence ATGAATGAGAATTATATTACGAAGACTAGATATCGAGAAGGGTTATTATGTCCAATATTACTGTGGCATAAGATTCACGAGCCAACAAAAGTTCCACAACCTGACCCTTTCGCAAGAATTAAAATTGAAGGCGGGATTCAAGTCGGTATATTGGCAAGAAAATTATTTCCTGATGGCCTTCTTATCGAAAAAGAGACGTCGGCAATACTAACCCATGAAAAATCGCTAAAAGCACTACAATTGCGAAAGCCATTATTTGAGGCAGGGTTTATCTATAATCATGCATATGCATTAGCAGACATATTAATCCCAGCAGAAGACAACTCATGGGATTTACTCGAAGTAAAAGCAGAAAATTCGATTGATGAGAAAGATTATTGCTGTTTGAGTGAGAGCTTTAACCTTGATTGTGCTGACGTTGCATTTCAGAAATATACATATACTAAAGCCGGCATAAATATTAGAAATTCTAATATCCTACATCTTAATAAGAAATACATTTATGATGGCAAAAAACTATTATTAGAAAAGCTCTTTATTACCCCTGAAAAAGTGAATGACCCTAAAATCAAATTGATTGTACATGATGAGATTGATCGCCACCTCCCCCTTGTCGAAGCCAATATAAATAAACTTGAGGAAATATTACAAAACAATGCTCGCCCTAAAACCATATTTAACAGAAATTGCAAGAAATGCGTATTGTACGACGAATGCTCCAATATCTTACCACCCGATCATGTTCTAATGCTAAGAAGGGATATGAAAGGCATTCGCTTCCAAATGCTGGAAAAGGGAATCACAAAATTATCAGACATCCCAATAACTTCCGAGATAAAAGACCAAAAGATTGAACAAATTAATGCACATAAGACTGGAACAACATTAATTAAAACCAAGAATATTAGGGAATTTATAGACAAAATTGAATACCCCGCATATTTTCTAGATTTTGAAACAATTGACCCTGCCATCCCTATCTTTGAGAAAACACATTCATATCAAAAGATCCCATTCCAATATTCATTGCATATAATAAAGAAGCACGGGGAAAAAGCAGAACATCATAGCTATTTAGCCAAAGGGGATGTTGATCCCAGGCCCGAATTATTGTCCCAGCTTAAAGCACTATTGGGCGATAGGGGCTCAATAATAACCTATAACGCTAAATTTGAAAGAGGTAGATTAAAAGAGGCGTCTGAAGACTTTCCAGAATATAGTGATTGGTTTAATAATAATATTAATGGGCGCATAATTGATTTAGAAGAACCTTTCGATAAGTTCTTTTACTATGATCCCAAACAAAAAGGCAGTACATCTATTAAAGCTATTTTACCCGTATTAACTGATTGCAGCTATGAGGGGTTGGAAATATGCGAAGGGGGTACTGCCGCCGCTGAATATATTAGGGTTACTTTTAATAGTGTCGATGAAAAAGACAAAGAAAATGTTCGGAATCATCTGGAAATATATTGCAAGCAAGACACACAAGCTATGATAGATATACTGGAAAGATTAGAACAAATAGCCGCTGACAATACAAAATAA
- a CDS encoding SPFH domain-containing protein gives MSLIYVLSIGLFLVMLFFSGVKIVRPTHRGLIERFGKYRKFANPGFHWVIPVIDQMYQINITEVMINAEPQEIITNDNLNARVDAQVYFKVKEDEASVKSSQYSVNNYSYQIVNLARTTLRNIIGTLSLKAANSERGRINEELQKTLKKETQTWGLEIVRTELKEIDPPKDVQETMNKVVKAENEKIAAIDFATATETMADGQRRAEIKKAEGMRQAKILEAEGDAQAIQLVNDAANKYFVGNAQVLRKLEAVEKSLATNAKIVVPANGELVNVIGELAGIVPLKK, from the coding sequence ATGTCATTAATATATGTTTTGTCGATTGGTCTGTTCCTGGTAATGTTGTTTTTTTCCGGAGTTAAAATTGTTCGTCCAACCCATCGTGGGCTGATCGAGCGGTTTGGCAAGTATCGGAAATTTGCTAATCCCGGTTTTCATTGGGTTATTCCGGTCATTGACCAAATGTATCAGATCAATATTACCGAAGTTATGATCAATGCCGAACCCCAGGAAATAATTACCAATGATAACCTCAATGCCAGAGTCGACGCGCAGGTTTATTTTAAAGTAAAAGAAGATGAAGCCAGCGTCAAGTCCTCCCAATATAGCGTCAATAATTATAGCTACCAGATCGTTAATTTGGCCCGAACGACGCTCCGTAATATAATCGGGACCCTTAGTTTGAAGGCCGCCAACAGTGAACGCGGCCGGATCAATGAGGAATTGCAAAAGACCTTAAAAAAAGAGACCCAGACGTGGGGCCTGGAAATTGTCAGGACCGAGCTGAAAGAGATCGATCCGCCTAAAGATGTTCAGGAGACGATGAATAAAGTTGTTAAAGCGGAGAACGAAAAAATTGCCGCGATCGATTTTGCGACCGCGACCGAGACGATGGCTGACGGCCAGCGCCGCGCGGAGATCAAAAAGGCTGAAGGGATGCGTCAAGCGAAGATCTTAGAGGCCGAAGGGGACGCGCAGGCGATCCAGTTGGTCAACGACGCGGCCAACAAGTACTTTGTTGGCAATGCCCAGGTTTTACGAAAGCTTGAAGCGGTTGAAAAATCATTGGCGACTAACGCTAAGATTGTCGTCCCGGCAAATGGGGAGTTGGTCAATGTTATCGGCGAACTGGCCGGAATAGTGCCGCTCAAGAAATAA
- a CDS encoding alpha/beta hydrolase, with product MADLPVINEETVSLDFAPLWLSSQHFVLPRPSNIRRFTIEKKKGRVIQLDLHQPKEPAPKAPTIIIFPGCAGNSYDLINIARRFAADGFLAWTVDYSVGDVARHDFSEYTISELVADISLVVDFVHQFSGVDQEQLFIAGHSFGSFSSFLYAARNHDPRIKAVIGICPVYDVVELGFNHFNELTQKFARLGQHLRIFAKRSKRQIKKVVFFFWRLTGKLFVIKRNGSWAVLTKVFLDDIIGVNSREKVLGDIAGIEQPCLLLYGENDPWISEANVEEIYADIKNDHKAMKVLKGEGHLPLDKKGADLIYKYTVAFLKQYCPIIPVKKGA from the coding sequence ATGGCCGACTTACCGGTAATAAACGAAGAAACAGTTTCGCTCGATTTCGCGCCGCTTTGGCTCTCCAGCCAGCATTTTGTCCTGCCGCGTCCTTCAAACATCCGCCGTTTTACGATCGAAAAGAAAAAGGGACGGGTCATTCAGCTCGATCTTCACCAACCGAAAGAACCGGCCCCTAAAGCGCCGACGATCATCATCTTTCCCGGTTGTGCCGGTAATTCATACGACCTGATCAACATTGCCCGTCGTTTTGCCGCGGATGGTTTCCTGGCCTGGACGGTCGATTATTCGGTCGGCGACGTCGCGCGGCATGATTTCAGCGAGTATACGATCTCCGAGCTGGTCGCCGACATCAGTTTGGTGGTCGATTTTGTCCATCAGTTTTCCGGGGTCGATCAGGAACAGCTTTTTATTGCCGGGCACAGCTTCGGAAGTTTTTCTTCTTTCCTTTACGCCGCCCGGAACCACGATCCCCGGATCAAAGCGGTCATCGGCATCTGTCCGGTCTATGATGTGGTCGAGCTTGGCTTCAACCATTTCAACGAATTGACGCAAAAATTCGCCCGTTTGGGCCAACACCTGCGGATCTTTGCCAAACGTTCCAAGCGGCAGATCAAAAAAGTGGTCTTTTTCTTCTGGCGGTTGACCGGCAAGCTTTTCGTGATCAAGAGAAACGGGAGTTGGGCGGTCCTAACCAAGGTCTTTCTCGACGATATCATTGGGGTGAATAGCCGGGAGAAAGTTTTAGGGGACATTGCCGGGATCGAACAGCCGTGCTTGCTCCTTTACGGTGAAAACGATCCCTGGATCAGCGAAGCCAATGTTGAGGAGATCTACGCTGATATCAAAAACGATCATAAAGCGATGAAAGTCTTAAAAGGGGAAGGGCATCTGCCGCTGGACAAAAAAGGAGCCGACCTGATCTACAAATATACGGTCGCTTTCCTTAAGCAATACTGCCCGATCATCCCGGTCAAAAAAGGGGCTTAA
- a CDS encoding serine/threonine protein kinase, with translation MESLWHNLTPELIFQMVEKTIGEELTNICIKRNSYINRVYELEKADGSRLIVKFYRPGRWDRETILAEHNFLAKLQENDLSVITPIAINNQTLFTHEQFNFTLFPKKWGRAMDEFDQDGWQTIGRLIAKIHQTGEKLTSAKRLTWRPSVVTSQHLQTIIETGFILPDFAPSLKGAVEQLIAKSEPLFDREETLLLHGDCHKGNFISRPGEGIYIIDFDDCCLGPATQDLWLLLPDKPEKAPNEAAWLIKGYKTFRNFNESSWHLAPALRGMRIVHYAAWLAVQSKENDFSRNFPETGTPRYWNSLVRELQSIVADEL, from the coding sequence ATGGAAAGCCTGTGGCATAACCTGACCCCGGAACTGATCTTTCAAATGGTTGAGAAAACCATTGGAGAAGAATTAACCAATATTTGCATCAAACGGAACAGTTATATCAACCGGGTTTATGAGTTGGAAAAAGCCGATGGCTCCAGGCTAATCGTTAAATTCTATCGTCCAGGCCGTTGGGATCGGGAAACGATCCTGGCGGAACATAATTTTTTGGCTAAATTACAGGAAAACGATCTATCAGTAATCACGCCGATCGCGATCAACAACCAAACCCTCTTCACCCATGAACAATTCAATTTTACCCTCTTCCCGAAAAAGTGGGGGCGCGCGATGGACGAATTCGATCAAGATGGGTGGCAAACGATCGGCCGACTGATCGCCAAGATCCATCAAACCGGAGAAAAATTAACATCGGCCAAACGCCTGACCTGGCGGCCCAGCGTTGTCACCAGCCAGCATCTCCAGACAATAATTGAAACCGGGTTTATCCTTCCCGATTTCGCTCCTTCACTCAAAGGAGCGGTCGAACAATTGATCGCCAAAAGCGAGCCATTATTTGACCGGGAAGAGACCTTGCTCTTGCATGGCGATTGTCACAAAGGAAATTTTATTTCCCGGCCGGGCGAAGGGATCTACATCATCGACTTTGACGATTGCTGTTTGGGACCGGCGACCCAGGACCTCTGGCTCCTTCTCCCTGACAAGCCCGAGAAGGCCCCTAACGAAGCGGCCTGGCTGATTAAGGGGTACAAGACCTTCCGGAACTTTAATGAGTCGAGCTGGCATCTGGCCCCGGCCTTAAGAGGAATGAGGATCGTCCACTACGCCGCCTGGCTGGCGGTCCAATCAAAAGAGAATGACTTCAGCCGTAACTTCCCCGAAACCGGCACCCCCCGCTATTGGAATAGCCTGGTTAGGGAATTGCAAAGTATCGTCGCGGACGAGCTTTAG